The proteins below are encoded in one region of Pseudophryne corroboree isolate aPseCor3 chromosome 8, aPseCor3.hap2, whole genome shotgun sequence:
- the ZBTB6 gene encoding zinc finger and BTB domain-containing protein 6, with translation MSDSDILHFRFEQQGDGVLHKMNILREQNLFCDVSIYINDAEFHGHKVVFAACSTFMRDQFLLNQSRQVRITILQNSEVGQKLLLSCYTGVLEVRKKELLKYLTAASYLQMVHIVEKCTEALSRYLQSETADNKEALQPAKDPPCEAEIGSANSQGKDCDIIELSDDIQLNLDYQIKKEGNDQSDLQSHVSEKNDLSAVDMDYKDNDICIFRMGSVSDDANHVASEQFPQPCTSSKSNMYFSDTQHSMINSTVENRMNDLPGSPYQSFQDGGTPPSAMMHGLQSPAEGTCSWRHQCPKCPRGFLHLENYLRHLKMHKLFLCLQCGKTFTQKKNLNRHIRGHMGIRPFQCSVCLKTFTAKSTLQDHHNIHSGDRPYKCHCCDMDFKHKSALKKHLNSVHGRGGGDKPNLDSITKITIDYD, from the coding sequence ATGTCTGACTCCGACATCCTCCACTTTCGATTTGAGCAGCAAGGAGATGGTGTTTTGCACAAGATGAATATTCTCAGAGAGCAAAATCTGTTTTGTGATGTTTCTATATACATCAATGATGCAGAGTTCCATGGACATAAAGTTGTTTTTGCCGCCTGCTCCACATTCATGAGGGATCAGTTTTTACTGAATCAGTCAAGGCAGGTTCGTATCACCATACTGCAGAATTCAGAAGTGGGACAGAAATTGCTTCTTTCCTGTTATACTGGGGTTCTGGAGGTAAGGAAAAAAGAGCTTCTGAAGTATCTGACTGCAGCCAGTTATCTGCAAATGGTTCACATTGTTGAAAAATGCACAGAAGCTCTTTCACGGTACTTACAAAGTGAGACTGCTGACAATAAGGAAGCATTGCAGCCAGCCAAAGATCCTCCTTGTGAAGCTGAAATAGGATCCGCCAACAGTCAGGGTAAAGATTGCGACATCATTGAACTGTCAGATGACATCCAGCTGAATTTGGACTACCAGATTAAGAAGGAAGGAAATGATCAGAGCGATTTGCAGAGCCATGTGTCTGAAAAGAATGATCTTTCTGCAGTGGACATGGATTATAAAGACAATGATATATGCATTTTCAGGATGGGCTCTGTGTCTGACGATGCAAACCATGTAGCGAGTGAGCAGTTCCCCCAGCCTTGCACGTCTTCTAAATCAAACATGTATTTTTCGGACACTCAGCACTCCATGATTAACTCTACTGTCGAAAACCGCATGAATGATCTGCCAGGCAGTCCGTATCAGAGTTTCCAGGATGGTGGTACTCCACCTTCTGCCATGATGCATGGCCTTCAAAGTCCCGCGGAAGGGACGTGCTCATGGAGACATCAGTGTCCTAAATGCCCTCGTGGATTTCTACACTTGGAGAACTACTTACGACACTTAAagatgcacaaactgtttttgtgctTGCAGTGTGGAAAAACCTTTACGCAGAAAAAGAACTTGAACAGACATATCCGTGGTCACATGGGTATCAGGCCATTCCAGTGTTCTGTGTGTTTGAAAACATTCACTGCAAAAAGTACACTTCAAGACCATCACAATATCCACAGTGGGGACCGTCCATACAAGTGTCATTGCTGCGACATGGATTTTAAGCACAAATCAGCCCTAAAAAAACATCTTAATTCAGTACACGGGAGGGGTGGGGGAGATAAGCCAAACTTGGACTCCATTACTAAAATAACCATAGATTATGATTAG